A genomic stretch from Hemitrygon akajei chromosome 10, sHemAka1.3, whole genome shotgun sequence includes:
- the LOC140734927 gene encoding ras association domain-containing protein 9-like isoform X2 codes for MASLDGAEIAVWVCQEEKLVCGLTKRTSCAQVVRALLEDHLANAGATRLLHAPAKDYCIVEKWRGFERLLPPATKLLRLWASWGEEQPNVHFVLVKVGASLAVPGLRSAEAKVIQNKGGQGELSAAQYINSLPAEKQRRMVRKAFRKLAKMKKLKQGREGIETLVHLIISQDHTIRQQLQRMRELDAEIDGYESWTHLERIQKEGENYVQETYLLESREGDGQVGERASLQEYLSKRDATFKLQEQLEQHGEAIEKLSAEIQLELTRLCGGDLGKAQGVPGSPSIGQPGRAAEIKRVESELEAAMGVALQLQQNLTEVQEKVKQEEQVLTQKAAECDQLAEQLQSLHLAEGAEGDAPESGPYKPASKCVSPRKSASARLKGSSEPPSPSDVNDTDSDTGISSTHSQDSEPSCVEVVPTSTSCF; via the coding sequence ATGGCATCGCTGGACGGCGCCGAGATCGCGGTGTGGGTGTGCCAGGAAGAGAAGCTGGTGTGCGGTTTGACTAAGCGCACCAGCTGTGCCCAGGTGGTGAGGGCCTTACTGGAGGACCATCTCGCCAACGCTGGCGCCACCAGGCTGCTCCACGCACCTGCCAAAGACTACTGCATCGTGGAGAAGTGGAGGGGCTTCGAAAGGCTCTTGCCCCCCGCCACCAAGCTGCTGAGGCTCTGGGCGTCCTGGGGAGAGGAGCAGCCCAACGTGCATTTCGTCCTGGTCAAGGTTGGGGCTTCCCTGGCCGTGCCGGGGCTGAGGAGcgcagaagccaaggtgatccagAACAAGGGAGGACAAGGGGAATTGAGTGCCGCCCAGTACATCAACAGCCTGCCGGCCGAAAAGCAGAGGAGGATGGTGCGCAAAGCTTTCAGGAAACTGGCCAAGATGAAAAAGCTAAAGCAGGGCCGAGAAGGGATTGAGACCTTGGTGCATCTGATCATATCTCAGGACCACACCATCCGCCAACAGTTGCAGAGGATGAGGGAACTTGATGCCGAAATTGACGGGTATGAATCGTGGACGCACTTGGAGCGGATACAGAAGGAGGGCGAGAACTACGTCCAGGAGACTTACCTACTGGAGAGCAGAGAGGGGGACGGACAGGTAGGTGAGAGGGCATCGCTTCAGGAGTACCTCAGCAAGAGGGACGCCACCTTCAAGTTGCAAGAGCAACTTGAGCAGCACGGGGAAGCCATCGAGAAACTGTCAGCGGAGATCCAACTGGAGCTGACCAGGCTGTGCGGGGGCGATCTGGGGAAGGCGCAGGGTGTCCCCGGCTCCCCGAGCATCGGTCAGCCAGGGCGAGCGGCCGAGATCAAGAGAGTCGAGAGCGAGTTGGAAGCCGCCATGGGCGTCGCGCTGCAACTCCAGCAAAACCTGACAGAGGTGCAGGAGAAAGTGAAACAGGAGGAGCAGGTGCTGACACAGAAGGCGGCCGAGTGCGACCAACTGGCCGAACAGTTGCAGTCTTTGCACCTGGCGGAGGGCGCGGAGGGTGATGCTCCGGAGTCCGGACCGTACAAGCCTGCCAGTAAGTGCGTTTCGCCCCGAAAGAGTGCCAGTGCCCGACTCAAGGGCAGCTCGGAGCCTCCCTCACCTTCCGACGTGAACGACACAGACTCAGACACCGGGATCAGTTCTACGCACAGCCAGGACTCTGAACCGTCCTGTGTCGAGGTTGTGCCCACTTCCACAAGTTGCTTTTAG
- the LOC140734927 gene encoding ras association domain-containing protein 9-like isoform X1, with protein sequence MSKPSVEWNSLFEGSFPGMFVTDAQCSPLEGVTKLLVESSKAQSATMASLDGAEIAVWVCQEEKLVCGLTKRTSCAQVVRALLEDHLANAGATRLLHAPAKDYCIVEKWRGFERLLPPATKLLRLWASWGEEQPNVHFVLVKVGASLAVPGLRSAEAKVIQNKGGQGELSAAQYINSLPAEKQRRMVRKAFRKLAKMKKLKQGREGIETLVHLIISQDHTIRQQLQRMRELDAEIDGYESWTHLERIQKEGENYVQETYLLESREGDGQVGERASLQEYLSKRDATFKLQEQLEQHGEAIEKLSAEIQLELTRLCGGDLGKAQGVPGSPSIGQPGRAAEIKRVESELEAAMGVALQLQQNLTEVQEKVKQEEQVLTQKAAECDQLAEQLQSLHLAEGAEGDAPESGPYKPASKCVSPRKSASARLKGSSEPPSPSDVNDTDSDTGISSTHSQDSEPSCVEVVPTSTSCF encoded by the exons ATGAGTAAGCCATCAGTGGAATGGAATTCATTATTTGAAGGAAGCTTTCCGGGAATGTTTGTTACAGACGCCCAATGCTCGCCGCTTGAAGGAGTTACAAAACTTTTAGTCGAAAGCAGCAAG GCTCAGAGTGCGACCATGGCATCGCTGGACGGCGCCGAGATCGCGGTGTGGGTGTGCCAGGAAGAGAAGCTGGTGTGCGGTTTGACTAAGCGCACCAGCTGTGCCCAGGTGGTGAGGGCCTTACTGGAGGACCATCTCGCCAACGCTGGCGCCACCAGGCTGCTCCACGCACCTGCCAAAGACTACTGCATCGTGGAGAAGTGGAGGGGCTTCGAAAGGCTCTTGCCCCCCGCCACCAAGCTGCTGAGGCTCTGGGCGTCCTGGGGAGAGGAGCAGCCCAACGTGCATTTCGTCCTGGTCAAGGTTGGGGCTTCCCTGGCCGTGCCGGGGCTGAGGAGcgcagaagccaaggtgatccagAACAAGGGAGGACAAGGGGAATTGAGTGCCGCCCAGTACATCAACAGCCTGCCGGCCGAAAAGCAGAGGAGGATGGTGCGCAAAGCTTTCAGGAAACTGGCCAAGATGAAAAAGCTAAAGCAGGGCCGAGAAGGGATTGAGACCTTGGTGCATCTGATCATATCTCAGGACCACACCATCCGCCAACAGTTGCAGAGGATGAGGGAACTTGATGCCGAAATTGACGGGTATGAATCGTGGACGCACTTGGAGCGGATACAGAAGGAGGGCGAGAACTACGTCCAGGAGACTTACCTACTGGAGAGCAGAGAGGGGGACGGACAGGTAGGTGAGAGGGCATCGCTTCAGGAGTACCTCAGCAAGAGGGACGCCACCTTCAAGTTGCAAGAGCAACTTGAGCAGCACGGGGAAGCCATCGAGAAACTGTCAGCGGAGATCCAACTGGAGCTGACCAGGCTGTGCGGGGGCGATCTGGGGAAGGCGCAGGGTGTCCCCGGCTCCCCGAGCATCGGTCAGCCAGGGCGAGCGGCCGAGATCAAGAGAGTCGAGAGCGAGTTGGAAGCCGCCATGGGCGTCGCGCTGCAACTCCAGCAAAACCTGACAGAGGTGCAGGAGAAAGTGAAACAGGAGGAGCAGGTGCTGACACAGAAGGCGGCCGAGTGCGACCAACTGGCCGAACAGTTGCAGTCTTTGCACCTGGCGGAGGGCGCGGAGGGTGATGCTCCGGAGTCCGGACCGTACAAGCCTGCCAGTAAGTGCGTTTCGCCCCGAAAGAGTGCCAGTGCCCGACTCAAGGGCAGCTCGGAGCCTCCCTCACCTTCCGACGTGAACGACACAGACTCAGACACCGGGATCAGTTCTACGCACAGCCAGGACTCTGAACCGTCCTGTGTCGAGGTTGTGCCCACTTCCACAAGTTGCTTTTAG